In Megalopta genalis isolate 19385.01 chromosome 7, iyMegGena1_principal, whole genome shotgun sequence, a single window of DNA contains:
- the LOC117225233 gene encoding lipase member H isoform X1 translates to MSKYRLAVIFAVSYFILQPTNSSSILNTIKMKLYLREPKPNKLSNDPYRNSYKEVYLGQAAELLQFMDLQEITLIHFHGYIQSTDTNDVVDLMQGYLVGTNYNVIAVDYRDITDLDYLEAVLLVDGVATVMVQTIYDMVAGGMNETKLILSGFSMGSQVCGFIGRKLSFQLSKIIAGDPAGSGFYVLEPSISASDALCVQCIHTDMGWYGHTGPCGHLDFYPNGGVRQQPGCPESFDCMILIHGGHTPLCSFRELISACSHDRADKYMAEAARHSEAFPSVECNSWDDFIHGKCDRNVTIPMGYAAPCSVTGKFYLQTNSRPPFSRGLNGTAYEDYVIRPLSSIIGVESNCR, encoded by the exons ATGTCGAAGTATCGTCTTGCAGTAATTTTTGCagttagttattttattttacagc CGACAAATTCGTCATCAATTCTTAACACAATAAAGATGAAACTCTACTTGAG GGAACCGAAACCTAATAAACTTTCTAATGATCCTTATCGAAATTCTTATAAAGAAGTGTATCTTGGACAAGCGGCAGAACTTCTTCAATTCATGGATTTGCAAGAGATCACATTGATACATTTTCATGGTTACATACAATCAACAGATACAAACGATGTTGTTGACCTAATGCAAG GTTATTTAGTTGGTACTAATTATAATGTCATCGCAGTAGATTATAGGGATATCACAGATCTTGACTATCTTGAGGCAGTTCTTCTTGTCGATGGTGTAGCTACAGTTATGGTCCAAACTATATACGATATGGTCGCGGGTGGAATGAATGAAACTAAATTAATACTCTCTGGATTTTCGATGGGTTCTCAAGTTTGCGGCTTCATTGGGCGCAAACTATCTTTCCAACTTTCAAAGATAATAG ctGGGGATCCTGCCGGAAGTGGGTTTTATGTTCTCGAGCCATCGATATCTGCTTCAGACGCGCTTTGTGTTCAATGTATCCATACTGATATGGGTTGGTATGGACATACGGGACCCTGCGGTCACTTAGACTTCTATCCAAATGGCGGAGTTAGGCAGCAGCCTGGTTGTCCAGAGTCGTTTGATTGCATGATACTAATCCATGGAGGACACACTCCTTTATGCTCATTTCGTG AACTTATAAGCGCATGCAGTCATGACAGGGCTGACAAATACATGGCAGAAGCTGCGAGGCACTCGGAGGCGTTCCCTAGTGTAGAATGTAATAGTTGGGACGACTTTATCCATGGCAAATGTGATCGGAATGTTACAATACCTATGGGATACGCTGCACCATGCTCTGT TACGGGCAAATTCTATCTCCAAACAAATAGTAGGCCTCCGTTTTCGAGGGGATTGAATGGTACAGCCTATGAAGACTATGTTATACGTCCGTTAAG TTCTATAATCGGAGTGGAATCCAATTGTCGATGA
- the LOC117225233 gene encoding lipase member H isoform X2, translating into MSKYRLAVIFAVSYFILQPTNSSSILNTIKMKLYLREPKPNKLSNDPYRNSYKEVYLGQAAELLQFMDLQEITLIHFHGYIQSTDTNDVVDLMQGYLVGTNYNVIAVDYRDITDLDYLEAVLLVDGVATVMVQTIYDMVAGGMNETKLILSGFSMGSQVCGFIGRKLSFQLSKIIAGDPAGSGFYVLEPSISASDALCVQCIHTDMGWYGHTGPCGHLDFYPNGGVRQQPGCPESFDCMILIHGGHTPLCSFRELISACSHDRADKYMAEAARHSEAFPSVECNSWDDFIHGKCDRNVTIPMGYAAPCSVTGKFYLQTNSRPPFSRGLNGTAYEDYVIRPLRK; encoded by the exons ATGTCGAAGTATCGTCTTGCAGTAATTTTTGCagttagttattttattttacagc CGACAAATTCGTCATCAATTCTTAACACAATAAAGATGAAACTCTACTTGAG GGAACCGAAACCTAATAAACTTTCTAATGATCCTTATCGAAATTCTTATAAAGAAGTGTATCTTGGACAAGCGGCAGAACTTCTTCAATTCATGGATTTGCAAGAGATCACATTGATACATTTTCATGGTTACATACAATCAACAGATACAAACGATGTTGTTGACCTAATGCAAG GTTATTTAGTTGGTACTAATTATAATGTCATCGCAGTAGATTATAGGGATATCACAGATCTTGACTATCTTGAGGCAGTTCTTCTTGTCGATGGTGTAGCTACAGTTATGGTCCAAACTATATACGATATGGTCGCGGGTGGAATGAATGAAACTAAATTAATACTCTCTGGATTTTCGATGGGTTCTCAAGTTTGCGGCTTCATTGGGCGCAAACTATCTTTCCAACTTTCAAAGATAATAG ctGGGGATCCTGCCGGAAGTGGGTTTTATGTTCTCGAGCCATCGATATCTGCTTCAGACGCGCTTTGTGTTCAATGTATCCATACTGATATGGGTTGGTATGGACATACGGGACCCTGCGGTCACTTAGACTTCTATCCAAATGGCGGAGTTAGGCAGCAGCCTGGTTGTCCAGAGTCGTTTGATTGCATGATACTAATCCATGGAGGACACACTCCTTTATGCTCATTTCGTG AACTTATAAGCGCATGCAGTCATGACAGGGCTGACAAATACATGGCAGAAGCTGCGAGGCACTCGGAGGCGTTCCCTAGTGTAGAATGTAATAGTTGGGACGACTTTATCCATGGCAAATGTGATCGGAATGTTACAATACCTATGGGATACGCTGCACCATGCTCTGT TACGGGCAAATTCTATCTCCAAACAAATAGTAGGCCTCCGTTTTCGAGGGGATTGAATGGTACAGCCTATGAAGACTATGTTATACGTCCGTTAAG